GTCCTCGCGCTCCGCGCTCCGGGCGCTGCGTGTTGACCCCGCCCCGCGATCGACGCTGCCCACGACCATGCCGGCGACGGTCGAAGAACGCTTACAACAGAACCTTGACGGCCCCGCTCCGCTCAGGAATGTCACTACCGACGGCTCGCCGTAGGCACCCCGGCGTTGGTCCCCTTGACATGCAAGTATGCGCTTGCCTATTGTCCAGCGCGATGAGCGACGTGTTCAAGGCGCTGGCGGACCCGACTCGGCGCGCGATCCTTGACGAGCTCGTTGATCGCGACGACCAGACGCTCTTCGAGTTGTGTGCCCGGTTGACAACGAGACACGCGGTCGCGTCGACACGGCAAGCGGTCTCGCAACACATCGACGTGCTGGTCGAAGCCGGGCTCATCGCGGTACGTCGAGAAGGTCGCTACAGGTTTCACCGGCTTGACCGGCGCCCACTGGAGCACCTGACCGATCAATGGCTACGACGACAAGGAGGGGACACGTGAAGATCACAGTGACGAGCGTCCTCGTCGACGATCAGGCGAAAGCGCTCGCCTTCTACACCGACGTGC
This portion of the Mycobacteriales bacterium genome encodes:
- a CDS encoding metalloregulator ArsR/SmtB family transcription factor; amino-acid sequence: MSDVFKALADPTRRAILDELVDRDDQTLFELCARLTTRHAVASTRQAVSQHIDVLVEAGLIAVRREGRYRFHRLDRRPLEHLTDQWLRRQGGDT